CCTATCCGAATGTCATGCTAAAAGTTCCGGGGCTCGGCGAATTGATGCCTCGCGACCCGAAAACATGTCATTTGGACCGCCCCTTCGGGGACGCGACGTCGCCGCTTGTCCACGAGGCGGTAACTACATTCGGCGCAAATCGCCTGATGTGGGGTTCCGATTTCCCCGTCGTGAGTTCTCGCGAAGGCTACGGGAATGCATTGAAACTCACCCGTATTGCACTCAACGGATTACCTAATGAGGATCTCAATGCGATCTTTGGCGCTACCGCACGTCGCGTATTTTCGAAACTCTGAGATCGAAAACGAGCAGGAGACAAACACATGACGAAAAAGGTACTGGCCGCAGTCAAGACAGATGTCGAAACCACGGAAATCCGTGAATTTGATTATCCGACTGTCAGGCCTGAAACCGGAATTCTGCGCATCGAAGCCAGCGGAGTCGGCGGCAGCGATCCTGAGTTGTACCGTAAGGCCGGTCACGTTCCTGTCATTATGGGCCACGAAAACGTCGGAACCATCGAGGAAGTCGGGGAAGTCGCGGCCAAGCGTTGGGGCGTCAAGTCTGGCGACCGCGTTGCTCTCCACGAATATCTCCCGTGCTGGAACTGCGAATGGTGCATGAAGGGCGATTTCCGTCTGTGTATGGAGGTCGATTTCTTCAATGTGAAGGACCGCCTGAATACCGATCGTTTCGGTATGTCGACTGCCAACAAGGCACCGCACCTGTGGGGTGGCTACGCGCAATATATGCATATGCCGCTCAACACGGTGATGCACAAGATTCCGCAAGACATGCCGGCCACGCACGCAACGCTGGCGGTGCCGTTCGGTAACGGCGTGCAGTGGGCGTGTCTCGACGGCGGCGCAGGTCCCGGTAAGGTCGTACTCGTGTGGGGACCGGGCCAGCAGGGCTTGGGCTGCGTGCTGGCGGCAAAGGCCGCAGGCTCATATACGGTGATTCTGGCCGGCATGACACGCGATCAAAGCCGTCTCGATCTGTCGCTGCGCGTTGGCGCGGACTACGCAATCAACGTCGAAACGCAAGACCTCGAGACCGAAGTGATGCGTATCACCAAGGGTCGGGGCGTCGACGTCGTGGTTGATACGACCGGCGACCCCAAGGGCGAGATCGTCAAGCAGTCGATCGCTCTGGCGGCAAAGGGCGCCTATTTGAGCCTGAACGGCCTGGAGCAGCAGGTACCCATCGGCGAGATCAAGAAGCGCTATCTGACCGTTCGTGCACCGCGTGGTCGTAGCTACGCAGCGGTCGAACTGGCACTGCGCTATGTTGGCTCCGGCCGCTATCCGATCGACGAAGTGTGCTCGCACACATTCGGCCTGTCGCAGGTTCACGAAGCGATTCTGGCCACCGCGGGTCGGGGGGTTCAAGGTGCGATCCACGTGTGCGTGGACCCTTGGAAGTAACGCCGCACATCGTTGGCTAAACTGAATTTGATAAAGGTAACTTCATGATCGACAGCCACGCACACC
Above is a genomic segment from Paraburkholderia aromaticivorans containing:
- a CDS encoding zinc-dependent alcohol dehydrogenase, whose translation is MTKKVLAAVKTDVETTEIREFDYPTVRPETGILRIEASGVGGSDPELYRKAGHVPVIMGHENVGTIEEVGEVAAKRWGVKSGDRVALHEYLPCWNCEWCMKGDFRLCMEVDFFNVKDRLNTDRFGMSTANKAPHLWGGYAQYMHMPLNTVMHKIPQDMPATHATLAVPFGNGVQWACLDGGAGPGKVVLVWGPGQQGLGCVLAAKAAGSYTVILAGMTRDQSRLDLSLRVGADYAINVETQDLETEVMRITKGRGVDVVVDTTGDPKGEIVKQSIALAAKGAYLSLNGLEQQVPIGEIKKRYLTVRAPRGRSYAAVELALRYVGSGRYPIDEVCSHTFGLSQVHEAILATAGRGVQGAIHVCVDPWK